In the genome of Nycticebus coucang isolate mNycCou1 chromosome 12, mNycCou1.pri, whole genome shotgun sequence, one region contains:
- the LMTK2 gene encoding serine/threonine-protein kinase LMTK2 isoform X3 yields the protein MRGDAQTMLLQRMACEIAAGLAAMHKLHFLHSDLALRNCFLTSDLNVKVGDYGIGFSRYKEDYIETDDKKIFPLRWTAPELVTSFQDRLLTADQTKYSNIWSLGVTLWELFDNAAQPYSNLSNLDVLNQVIRERETKLPKPQLDQPYSDRWYEVLQFCWLSPEKRPAAEDVHRLLTYLRMQSQRDSEVDFEQQWNALKPNTNSRDSSNNAAFPILDHFTRDRLGREMEEVLTVTETSQGLSFEYVWEAAKHDHFDERTRGHPDEALSYTSMFFPVEVFESSLSDPGPGKQDDSGQDVPFRAPGVVPVFDAHNLSVGSDYYIQLEEKSGSNLELDYPSALLTTEMSNPEKTGTEPSQSVALGSPDLEESSTDEDFFQSSTDPRGSGLPEGSHVPSGPESPFNNIFNDLDKSEDLPSHQKIFDLMELNGVQADFKPTTLSSSLDNSKESVITCHLEKEKSHKLFDCDPLCLSENLMHQDNFDSLNVEELSENFLFLQEKNLLKGSVSSKEHVSDLQTELKNAGFTETILETSHRNSLDTELKFVENKPDFTSLQENVSAKEKDTDVLTGNVLSTSSFPEVQVPTSLETEETLHNVPPDSFLKQGETKPMCIDGSVSEDCLCQDINPDTVAIPVEILLTDAKTHSIGDRAPDSTHQSEETLRGANSDSILVDDILTGKVSIGSSHPEIGQNLENKPFSEDHHSNNFLEKNLEAIETLNQLNYKDATKEVGLVSALSSDSTSQDSLLEDSLSTPFPASEQSVETPDSLDSVDVHEALLDSLGSHTPQKLPPPDKPADSGYETENLESPEWTLHPAPEGTSNSDLASAGDGGHTTLPPNPVIVISDAGDGHRSTDVTSQTFVPGSQSSYRDSAYFSDNDSEPDKRSEEVPGTSTSALVLVQDQFLPELVILEQSPSAEDSFLETKESQPDQSCLSALQNSSHLELREALEPAQTNVSQQIHPADDKAGSPLSLLNSELSSGDDFETPYQPCTLTSTGTNTNELLAYANSAMDKSLTSHSDSPKLKEPDIEGKYLGKLGMSGMLDLSEDGIDADEEDENSDDSDEDLRAFNLHSLSSESEEEIEHPVPVILSNEDGKHLRSLLKPSAAMATDQVPDDWKKEKKAVTFFDDVTVYLFDQETPTKELGPCGGEAHGPELSGSAPSAGPPYLSRCINSESSTDEEGGGFEWDDDFSPDPFMSKTTSNLLSSKPSLQTSKYFSPPPPARGSEQSWPHVAPYSRFSISPANIASFSLTHLTDSDIEQGGSSEDGEKD from the exons TGATTTAGCCCTGCGGAATTGTTTTCTTACCTCTGACTTAAATGTGAAAGTGGGAGATTATGGAATAGGATTCAGCAGGTACAAG GAGGATTATATTGAAACAGATGATAAAAAAATTTTCCCTCTGCGATGGACTGCTCCAGAATTAGTAACCAGCTTTCAAGACAGACTACTAACTGCAGATCAAACTAAGTATAGTAATATTTG GTCCCTGGGTGTGACACTTTGGGAACTTTTCGATAATGCTGCTCAACCATACTCAAACCTTTCCAACCTAGACGTCCTCAATCAAGTCATTCGAGAGAGAGAGACTAAACTCCCCAAGCCCCAGCTGGACCAGCCTTATTCTGATAGATG GTATGAAGTTTTACAGTTCTGTTGGCTCTCACCAGAGAAGAGACCAGCAGCTGAAGATGTACACCGACTGCTGACTTATCTGCGCATGCAGAGCCAGCGGGACTCGGAAGTTGACTTTGAACAACAGTGGAATGCTCTTAAGCCAAATACAAATAGCAGAGACTCTTCCAATAATGCTGCATTCCCAATTCTTGATCATTTTACCCGGGATCGGCTGGGCCGTGAAATGGAAGAAGTACTTACTGTGACTGAGACGAGCCAGGGACTGAGCTTTGAGTATGTCTGGGAGGCCGCAAAGCATGATCATTTTGACGAGCGCACTCGGGGCCATCCAGATGAAGCCTTGTCCTACACAAGCATGTTCTTTCCAGTTGAGGTTTTTGAGAGCTCCCTTTCAGATCCTGGACCTGGCAAGCAGGATGACAGTGGCCAGGATGTCCCCTTCAGGGCCCCTGGGGTGGTTCCTGTTTTTGATGCACACAACCTTTCTGTTGGAAGTGACTATTATATCCAGTTAGAAGAAAAAAGTGGTAGCAACTTGGAGCTTGATTACCCTTCTGCCCTGCTTACAACGGAAATGAGTAATCCTGAAAAGACAGGCACTGAGCCGTCCCAGAGTGTGGCACTTGGGAGCCCTGACTTAGAGGAATCTAGTACCGATGAGGATTTCTTCCAGAGCAGTACAGACCCCAGAGGCTCTGGCTTACCCGAGGGCTCACATGTTCCTAGCGGCCCTGAGAGCCCTTTCAACAATATATTTAATGATCTGGACAAATCAGAGGATTTGCCCAGTCACCAAAAAATATTTGACTTAATGGAACTAAATGGAGTTCAAGCCGACTTTAAGCCTACCACTTTAAGTTCAAGTTTGGATAACTCCAAAGAATCAGTAATAACTTGCCACCTTGAGAAGGAAAAGTCCCATAAGCTTTTTGACTGTGATCCTCTTTGTCTGTCAGAAAATCTTATGCACCAAGACAATTTTGATTCATTGAATGTTGAAGAATTGTcagaaaactttttatttctccAAGAGAAAAACTTACTAAAAGGCTCAGTGTCTAGCAAAGAACATGTAAGTGATCTTCAAACAGAGCTTAAGAATGCTGGTTTTACTGAAACTATCTTAGAAACTTCACATAGAAACTCTTTAGATACTGAGCTTAAGTTTGTGGAAAATAAACCAGACTTTACTTCATTACAAGAAAATGTAAGTGCAAAGGAAAAAGATACAGATGTGCTCACAGGCAACGTTCTGAGCACCTCTTCCTTTCCGGAAGTGCAGGTACCTACCTCACTGGAAACAGAAGAAACACTTCATAATGTACCTCCAGATTCATTCCTGAAGCAGGGAGAAACCAAACCCATGTGTATAGATGGCAGTGTCTCTGAGGACTGTCTCTGCCAAGACATCAATCCAGACACTGTGGCCATCCCAGTTGAAATTCTCTTGACTGATGCCAAAACTCACAGCATTGGTGACAGGGCCCCGGACTCAACTCACCAAAGTGAAGAGACCTTGAGAGGAGCCAATAGTGACTCCATTCTTGTTGATGATATTCTCACTGGTAAAGTGAGTATAGGGAGTAGTCATCCTGAAATAGGacagaatttagaaaataaaccATTTTCAGAAGACCATCACAGTAATAATTTTCTAGAGAAAAACTTGGAAGCTATAGAGACTTTAAACCAACTCAATTATAAAGATGCTACAAAAGAAGTTGGCTTGGTGTCAGCTCTTTCCTCGGACTCTACCAGTCAAGACAGCCTCTTAGAAGACAGCTTGTCAACTCCCTTTCCAGCCTCGGAGCAGTCTGTGGAAACCCCTGATTCTTTGGATTCAGTGGATGTCCATGAGGCATTGCTGGATTCTTTAGGCTCTCACACTCCTCAGAAACTCCCGCCCCCTGATAAGCCAGCAGACAGTGGCTATGAAACGGAGAACTTGGAGTCTCCTGAGTGGACTTTGCACCCTGCTCCCGAGGGCACTTCCAACTCAGACTTGGCTTCAGCAGGCGATGGTGGTCATACCACTTTGCCACCCAACCCGGTCATCGTCATCTCAGATGCAGGTGATGGTCACAGAAGTACAGATGTGACCTCACAGACTTTTGTACCTGGCTCCCAGAGTTCATATCGAGACTCTGCCTACTTCTCAGATAATGACTCTGAGCCTGACAAAAGGTCTGAGGAGGTCCCAGGAACCTCCACGTCGGCCTTGGTCTTAGTACAAGACCAGTTCTTGCCTGAGCTGGTTATCCTAGAGCAGAGTCCCAGTGCTGAGGATAGTTTTCTGGAAACCAAAGAGAGCCAGCCAGATCAGAGTTGTCTGTCTGCTTTGCAGAATTCCAGTCACCTGGAATTAAGAGAAGCATTGGAGCCAGCACAGACTAATGTTTCCCAACAGATACATCCTGCAGATGATAAGGCTGGTAGTCCCTTGAGTTTGCTGAATTCAGAACTTAGCAGCGGCGATGACTTTGAGACACCATATCAGCCCTGCACTCTCACTTCCACTGGAACCAACACTAATGAACTCCTTGCATATGCAAATTCAGCGATGGACAAGTCCTTAACCAGCCACTCTGACAGCCCCAAGTTGAAGGAGCCAGATATCGAGGGAAAATACCTAGGGAAACTCGGTATGTCGGGGATGCTCGATCTCTCTGAGGACGGGATTGACGCAGATGAGGAGGACGAAAACAGTGATGATTCAGATGAGGACCTGAGAGCCTTCAACCTGCACAGTCTTAGCTCTGAGTCAGAAGAGGAGATTGAACACCCTGTGCCCGTGATCCTCAGCAACGAGGATGGGAAACACTTGCGAAGTTTGCTGAAACCCTCGGCAGCCATGGCCACTGATCAGGTACCTGATgattggaagaaagaaaagaaggccgTCACGTTTTTTGATGACGTCACAGTTTACCTATTTGACCAG GAGACCCCAACCAAAGAGCTGGGGCCCTGTGGAGGAGAGGCTCATGGCCCGGAACTGAGTGGCTCAGCACCATCTGCAGGCCCGCCCTACCTGAGCAGGTGCATAAATTCCGAAAGTTCCACTGATGAAGAAG gagGAGGCTTTGAATGGGATGATGACTTCTCCCCAGATCCTTTTATGTCAAAAACAACAAGTAACCTTCTCAGCTCCAAGCCTTCTCTTCAGACATCAAAGTACTTTTCACCGCCACCACCAGCCCGGGGCTCGGAGCAGAGCTGGCCCCACGTGGCGCCCTACTCCCGGTTCTCCATCTCTCCTGCCAACATTGCCAGCTTTTCCCTCACGCATCTGACTGACTCGGACATCGAGCAAGGAG GAAGCAGTGAAGATGGAGAAAAAGACTAG